The genome window GCGCAGTATTGAGGTCAAGCTCAAAATTATTAACGGTGATGACATGAGGTTCTATATCAATAAAAAACGGGGCAGGTGCAAGTACTTCATGCATATGGTCGATCAAATCAGATTGTCCATTTTGATATGACGATTGTGCTCGAACATTGTACAGCGTTATGTGTAGCCCAAGTTTTTTTTGTAAGACAAACACAAGGGGGGAAAAACTTACTTTACACTCATCATATTCCCACCAAAAATCTTTTTTTTCTTGCGAGGTGATGTGTCCTTTGCGAATGAGGACAGAGCAGGTAAAAAAATTAACACGCGAATATTCTTTTTCTATTCGAATATTGAAAGTTTCTTCGAGGAGCTTGACAAGTTCTTGGCAGGCTCTTTGTTGTACATGCTCGTTGTTTTGCAAAATCCACAAAGAGAGTAGCATGCCGAATGTAAGAATGCAGAAAATGCGGTAGATGTATTTTGTGATCATATCAACGCCCATGAGCTCCCCGTGTACAGATACTTCCTTACACAGGATACCTGAGATACACTGCAGGTCAAAGCCCCCATGACCGTCTTTTTGTCATCAACTATATACAAAGCGCCAACAGAAATTGTCCCATTGGCAAAAAAAGTTACCATGTGTAGGTTTTCATGCTGTTTAAATGTAGTGAAAGCCTCAATGGGTTTGATTGGTTTTGCGGGAGGGCCGAGAGAGCCGGCTATAAATCCAAAGGCAAGTTGCCGCTGAAGATTGTACGTGTTGAGGGTCCCATTGATTGAACATGAAAATGAGTTGTTTGCTTGATTAATAAAAAGTATGTGGTCTTGGTTGCTAGCGATGGATTTTTGTTGCAAATAGACAAAAAGCTTCTGCATACCCCCAAGCTGGGTGTGCATGATAGATCGACTGTTTGGCAAGAAGAGCTGTAATGAAAGGCTTGCCAAAAAACAAAAAAGCGCCATAACAATGCAGAGCTCAAGCAATGTAAATGACGCTTTTTTTGCTTTATACATTTGTGTGTTTAGATGCGGACAGGTATGAAAGGGCATTTCTAATCAATTGATCAAGACTTGGTTGCTGCCCTTTGTGTTTGCTGCTCAGGTATTTAACGGCATGTGAAATTTCTTGGCGTGAATAGTTGAGCGAGCTGAGCACATCACTGAGTTGTTGCCACATGACAAAATTTTCTTGATGTTGATCGTCACCTTCACTAATCCCTTTGCTAATCAGGTCATGTACTTTATCTTTGAGTGTGACAACAATTTGTTCTGCTTTTTTCTTGCCAATGCCATTGAGTGCACTGAGTGCTGCTTCATTTTGGCTTGCAACTGCTTGCAGAAACTGTGCTGCGCTAAGTTGTCCTAAAATACCAATGGCAATGCCAGGCCCAATCTTGGGGCAGGTGATGATAAGTTGAAATGTACTGCGCTCAAGCTCAGAGCTGAAGCCAAAAATACTCGGTCCATTTTCTGAGCTCCAGTGAAAGTATGTGAAGATCTGTGCTTCTTGGCCGAGCACAAGGTGGCCTGTTTGTGGTATAGTCAGGGCAAAGCCAATGCCGCCGGTCATGACGGTAGCATTTTTTTGTCCGACGGCGACTATCTTTCCATTAATTTGATCAAACATAGTTATTCCTTTTTTTGTTTACGCACAAAGCCTATCTTAGCAGCGTTTAAAAAGAAAGTGTTTGAGGAAAGTTGTGTTTGTTATGTTAAGCTTTGCGTGTTGTCTGTTGGTAAGGCTTGAATACCATTGTTGAAACCTTTGCAAAGAACCCTTCTGAGCGATGGAACAGATGCGAGGTTAGTAGTTGTACGCATCAATACGTGTCGTTCCCGCGAAGGCGGGAATCCAGATAAATGTAAGATACAAGTTCTTGCCTCCCGATCGGCGTTGGGGAAGACGGGAAGAAAGGTCTATGTAATTTTAAAGAGTTAGTAAAGATTTTTAAGTGTAACTGATTTTATTACCTCAATCCCAAAAGAGTAACAATTATGAAAAAAACTATACATTGTTTAGCATTAGTGACTATTTTTTCTATGACTGCAGTGTCTGCTGCTGAAATAGCAATGAGACCATTTCAGCGTTGGTCAAGAGAGGTTTTGCCAAAACTTGCACGTTACAATCAAGAGAGAGCTGACGTCATTAAGCAGGGCGGCCGTGTAGATGTTGAAGAGAGCTTACTTCAAGAGTTGAAAGATGAGTTACAAAAAATGATAGTAGCAGAAGGTCTTTTGTATAGTCAGAAACTACACCTTATCAAGCGAATTACGCGTTATGCAGCCCACTGGAATGTGCAAAAAAGCGATCTGATCATTTCTGACTATGTAGTACAAGTTATTAGCAAAGCTCCGACAAAGACAAAGGCTATTGTTGATGCGTTTAGCATGAAGCTAGCGTTTGATGTTTCTAAAGTTTCTCAGTCTATGCTTAAGGTTCTTTCTGGCTATTCTTGTGATGCTGATCATTATCAAAAGCAGGGTTTTTTCTGGTACATGTGTCATTATTTTTCTCTGCCACCAGATTCTATACCAGAGTCTGTTGTGCCAAGAGAAGGTAGTGAAGAACTGACGCGTTTTGCTCGTGGTGCGCTCAAGGCTGAAGGTATAGTTAAAAAAGATGATAGTGCTTTGAAAATATCAGATTTTGTTACAACTCATCTTCACCTACGAGAAGAGATGGCACGGCTGCGTTACTTGGATGGAGAGTTGTTTGCTGGGGTTATAAATGGAGAGAGTCATAAAGTTTGTTGTTCTATTCGTGATGGTGCCGACATTGATGTACGAGGAACTGAGCTTGGCGTTACTCCTCTTGCCTGTGCGCTTATGGCTCACAAAGGAGGTCAGGCAAGCCTTGAGATGATTAACCTTCTGCTTAATAAAAATGCCGACAAACACATACGATTTTTTAATGGGCAGACAGTGATGCACATTGTTGTAGAGCACTGTCCATATTTAGTTGATATGTTTTTAAGAGAAGGACTTCAAGTTGATAAGCAAGATTTTGATGGCATAACACCAATTGATATAGCACGTGAGCGTGGTCTGGAGCATGTTGTTGAAAAGCTTGAACAACGTCAAAAGGAGTTTGCTTTTATCCCTTGGCTTTCATAACGTGAGAAATTAGAGGGTAGTATGAAAAAAATTATGTTTTCTTTGGCGGTGGTTGTTTTTATACCTTCAGTGACATTTGCTGCTGAAGAGCTGTTGACACTCGTAACACTGGCGTTCGATCAACAGTCTTCGCTAAGTCAGTATTGGGAACAAGAAATTTTACGACCGCTTAAGGTATTGGATGATAAGCTTTTTAATGAACGTGGCAAAGTGTGTGACGGACAGGACAGTAATTTTAGTGTTAAGCAAAATCTGAAGCAGGTGTTGCAGGTTCGTATAGAGGAGTTGGTTATTTCAAATGAAGTTCCTGTTGAACTGAAAATTAACTATCTAAGACGCGTAGCAAAATATTTGTATCATTGGGAACCAGATGAAGTTCTCATATGTTTGAGGAAGGGTATATGCAAGCTTGTTGAGTCTTGCAGTGATGACGGGCTACGTGCAAAAGTTCTTGTCAATATTCTTAAGGACTTGCCGAGATTTCCAGGTCTTTTTTTTAGGCAAGCATGTTCGCTGCTTGTCCAAGATAACGTTGGAATACGTGAAAAAGGTTTTTTATGGTTCTTTTATCGATTTTGCCTTATGTGTTCTGACATAGATTTTTTTGAAGGGGAAGGGCTTGATAACCGACCAGAAGATCTTTTCCCATCATCGGACAAAGTTGTTCCAGCTAGCGGTGAAGATTTACCTGTCTTTGCTCGTGGAGTTTTGGAAGCTGAAGAGCTTATGATTCATTATGAGCGTCGGCATGAAATTTGGAATGGATTGAAAGGAGTCGATCGCCTACGAGAAAAAGTAGATGAGTTACACCACCTTGATAATCTACTTTGTCATGCTATTAAATCTGGAAATACTCAAGTAGCAGGTCAATATGTGCAAGTAGGTGGTAACCCCAATGCTAAGCGCGGCTCGGGTGAGTTTGCCCCACTCTCTCTTCTCCTTTGTTACCCTAAAGAACGCGAAGATCTTAACCTTGCAGAGGTTGTTAAAGAGCTTATTGCACAAGGAGCTGATGTAAATGTGACAATCTATAGCCGAGAAACACTACTTCATCTTGCTGCAAGTAATGGTCTTGTCGATATAGCTGAGCTACTGCTTACGGCTGGAGCTGACATATATGCGCGTGATGACAGCAGTAGAACACCGCTTGATCGAGCGCGAGAAAAAGGGCACAACGATTGTGTCAAATTTTTAGAGGAATATGTCGTACAGAAAAAGGGTGAGTAGTATGAAAAAAGTTTTATGTTGCTTGGTCGTAGCGTTTGTTATATTTCCAGTAGTATTTGCAGCTGAGCTGCAACTTTCTCTTGCGCAGCGTTGGGAGCAAGTAATTTTGCCACCACTGAAGGCTCATTTTGACCAAAATTTTGAGAAACGTTGGCAGGGAAATTCTCAGTATTCTAGTTTGGATCAAGATGCTCAACAAGCACTGCAGCATGAGTTGCAGATATTAGTTGCCTCGGAAGAAATGTCTTTTGAAGAAAAAATCAGTTGTCTGAATCGAATGGAAGGATATTTGCAATTTTATGAAGGGAATGAGGCTTTGGCACGTTGTTGGTTGCAAGGTTTGATCAATCTGATTACGGGCTACCAGAGTTCTCAAGATAAAGCGAAAGCGCTGGTATACGCAATGAAAAAAGGCTCAACAAATTATATTACGGTATTCATGGATTTGGCTTTTTCATTGCTACAAGAAGATGCCGTTGAAGTCTATGATAAAGGTTTTTTGTGGTATGCATTCATCAGCCATCTCAAACCAGAACATCAAAATAAAATTCCTAACAATGTAGTTCCACAGCCAGGCGATGAGCAAAATTTAATAACGTTTGCTCGTGGTGCACTGAAGGCTGAAGAGATTACGCTGCATTTTGAAAGACGCTATGATGTTTGGCGTGGCCTTGATGATGTTGCTCACTTGCGAGCTAAGGCTGATGAGCTTCATCAGTTGGATCATGTACTTTGGCATGTTGCCGCTGATGGTGATATTGAAAAAATAATTGAGGAATTTGAGAAGGGGGGCGATATCAATGCTAAGCGTCACTCTTGGCAACTCACACCCTTGATTCAGCTGCTTTGCTTTAATTATAACAAAGACAATCTTGTACAGATTGTGACAGAGCTATTGGCTCGAGGAGCAGATGTAAATATATGTGGAGCTGGAGGAGGAACCTCGCTTCATTATGCTGCAGAAAATGGATTGGTTGCTATTGTGCCACTTTTGCTGGCTGCGGGAGCAGATATCTATGTGAGAGACATTCAAAGTAGAACACCGCTTGACCGAGCAAAAGAAAAAGGCCACGCCAACGTTATTGAGTTACTAAAAGCTCATGAGCGGTTGCTCGAGCGTGGCCAACCATCGTTGAATGTGCAAAGTGAGTTCAAGCGACCAAGACTTGTAGATTAACCGAAGACTAAGCCAGCTCTATGTCAAAATTAATAGATTGACCAGCGTCATTATTTTTCACTACAGCAGTAAAAGAATTTGTGCTTGCTGCCACATCATTTTCATGGACAAAGAAAAGCTTATTGATGCTTGCTCCTGCAGGGATGTTAACTTTTTCATTGCTATCAAGAACGCGTCTTTCAAAGTCAAAAGCCATTGCTTTATTTGCTTTTGAACAGCGCCCCCATTCAACTGCTGTTGTAATCCAGAAAACTGGCCCGAGCAGGAGACCGGCAGTTGCCCAGCCGATAAGACGAGGGGTTGGGTCAAGCTCAAGAGCATTAACCACACCGTCGCGTGATGCAAGGTCAAGGCCAAGATCATTGGTATCTAATGTGTAAGGTTGACTGCCTTTGTTGCTGACAACGAGCTGGTATGCTTTAAGGTTTTTTTTCTTAACCCGGCGGGAGAAGTAAGCATGACACTCTTTGTCAGAAAGTTGACGTGCGCCAATCTGTACATTTTCTTTTTCGACTTTTGATGGGATGTTTGTGGGAACTTCTCGTTTTTTGTACTTTGCGCAACCCGACGTTGCTAGCAAAATGCTAGAAATACACAGAAGTTCGAATAGTTTTTTAGAAGTTATCATGAGTCTCTCCACGTTTTTTAGTATCTCTTTGGTTGTTATTTAAAATAGAAATATTTATATTTTCGCTGCTCATTTGTAGGAGTATACTTGTGGTTGCCTTTTATTTCAAATGACTCTGTGTTATGATGTGAATTGGTCCTAGGGGGGATCTTTAATTCTTGAATATTTTCTCTATGTGTATAATGTGAGTGCAGGAAGATAAGGCTATATTTTTTGGTGCACAGCAAATAACAAGGAGTTTGGAATGAAACGTTCCATGGCGTACGTGGTTGTAGGTGCGGTGTTTTTGTCGTCGGTTATGTTTGCAGAGACGGCGGGAGAAGAGCGCTATACCTACGAAAAATTAGAAAGTGAAACATTGCAAACACGGCATGAGCGTTCGATTTCAGACCCTGAACTTTCTTGGGACGAAGTGACACAACGTACTTCTCAGTCTGTTGTGCAAGTGTTTTCATACATCAGAAATTATGATGTGTCCTGCCCATGGAATATGTCTGATCGTACTGCGTGTCGTGGTTCAGGTTTTTTTGTCAGCAATGATGGTCACATCGTTACCAATTTTCATGTCATCAGGAAAGCGGATCCAATTTATGTAACTATTTTTGCTGCGGGCAAAGAGCGTTTTGAAGTAGAGTTTATTGGTGGTTCATCAAAGCGTGATTTTGCTCTGCTCAAGCTCAAAGAGTATGAACTTGCTCGAGTCAAAAAGATTCTAGGTGTTGATGAGATTACTTATCTTTCTCTTGGCGACTCTGACAAAGTTGTTCCTGGCCAAGAGATTCGTATTTACGGATATCCGCTTGGTGATGAGTATTCGCTTAAAGCGTCTTCAGGTATCGTCTCTGGATTGACAGAGGGGCCTGTTGGTAGTTTTATTCAGACAACAGTACCAACAAACCCGGGTAACTCTGGTGGGCCGGCGGTTAATAAGCAAGGCCATGTCATAGGCATAGCATCTGCTGGCAAGCTGCTGAGCAGGACTGAGCGAGCCCATGGTGCCAACTTACTTGTGCCGACCAATACTTTCAGTGTGCTCTTTTCTCAAATTAAAAAAGGAAAAATTGTACGCGAGCCATTTTGGGGCTTTAAGTATCGCCCAATGACGCGTGCAACAAGTGAGTTTTTTGGAGTACCGGTTGATGGCGGTATTTATGTAGCCAAGGTCGAAGATGAATCTATTGCAGCGCAGGCAGGGCTGCAGGATGGTGATATTATTTGTAAAATTGCTGAGCTGGACGTTGATCGCTTTGGGTATGTACAGGCTCCATGGAATAAAGAAAAAATAAGCCTGCTCGATATTTTTGCACGGTTATTTTTTGATACTGATGTTACTGTTCAGGTCTGGCGTGACGGGATATATGTTGATTTGAGCTGCAAAATTGTTCCAGAGCCATATAGCCCTATTGATATTTTCCATCCTTGGATTGATAAATCGCCCGAGTTTGAAGTGCTTGGTGGTATTGTATTTGTTGAAGCAACCTACAACCATCTCATGGACTTTTTTGATGAAGGGTACTTTGGCCCAGCTATAATAAATAGCTATGGTAAATACTTATCACGCGAGGGAAGAGCTGAACCGCGTATTTGCATTACCAACATCTTCCCAGAAGGAGAGGTGTGTCAGGTTCGCGCTATTCATCATGATGATCTTATTATTGAGTCTGTTAACGGGCAAGCAGTGCGTACCATTGATGATTTTCGTAGAGCGGTGTTGGAATATACCAACAATGGAATCGTTTCGTTTGTTACAGAAAGTAATGCACGGTTTGATATGTTTGTTGAAGATATTTTGCAGATTGATCCAATCTTGGCTGGGCGTTACAATTTTGTACTTTCAGATTTATTTAAGCGGCTTGTACAGTTGCGTGGTGGGCTTGAAAGTAGGCAGTGTGAGGTTACTGCATAACTGGTGAAAACATAACAAATACTAAGGCGGTGGACTCAACAGTCCATCGCCTTTTTTTATGGTTGGTTGAAAAAAAAAGACAACATTTGATTAACTAAATCAAGACTATAATTGACAGCATGAGAGGGGCATAAGATCATCTTTGCAAAAAGGGGAAAGAGTAATGAAGTATTCGATGCTTGCCTATGGCATTGTGTGTTTTGTAGCTAGTGGTTTATGCGCTCAACAAACAACGGTGCGTGTTAGAGAGCTTACATTTACTGATTCGAAACAAAAAGAGGCAGAACCTAAGCAATCTTCAGGTAATGAAGCCTCAATGCCGGGCGATAAAACTCAAGAAACTAAAGGCAGTAAAAAAGGTGTCGAAAAAGAGGAAAAGCCTAAACGCATGCGTGTGTGGCGCGATGTGCAGACCAAAACCAAGGATACGGTTTTGCAGCTTTTTGTTCAGACTGCCGAGTTCAACTGGCTTGAGCCACATAAGTCTCCAGATCTTGAAAAGACGTTTGGTACGGGTTTTTTTATTGATGAGGCG of Campylobacterota bacterium contains these proteins:
- a CDS encoding ankyrin repeat domain-containing protein; this translates as MKKIMFSLAVVVFIPSVTFAAEELLTLVTLAFDQQSSLSQYWEQEILRPLKVLDDKLFNERGKVCDGQDSNFSVKQNLKQVLQVRIEELVISNEVPVELKINYLRRVAKYLYHWEPDEVLICLRKGICKLVESCSDDGLRAKVLVNILKDLPRFPGLFFRQACSLLVQDNVGIREKGFLWFFYRFCLMCSDIDFFEGEGLDNRPEDLFPSSDKVVPASGEDLPVFARGVLEAEELMIHYERRHEIWNGLKGVDRLREKVDELHHLDNLLCHAIKSGNTQVAGQYVQVGGNPNAKRGSGEFAPLSLLLCYPKEREDLNLAEVVKELIAQGADVNVTIYSRETLLHLAASNGLVDIAELLLTAGADIYARDDSSRTPLDRAREKGHNDCVKFLEEYVVQKKGE
- a CDS encoding ankyrin repeat domain-containing protein, with translation MKKVLCCLVVAFVIFPVVFAAELQLSLAQRWEQVILPPLKAHFDQNFEKRWQGNSQYSSLDQDAQQALQHELQILVASEEMSFEEKISCLNRMEGYLQFYEGNEALARCWLQGLINLITGYQSSQDKAKALVYAMKKGSTNYITVFMDLAFSLLQEDAVEVYDKGFLWYAFISHLKPEHQNKIPNNVVPQPGDEQNLITFARGALKAEEITLHFERRYDVWRGLDDVAHLRAKADELHQLDHVLWHVAADGDIEKIIEEFEKGGDINAKRHSWQLTPLIQLLCFNYNKDNLVQIVTELLARGADVNICGAGGGTSLHYAAENGLVAIVPLLLAAGADIYVRDIQSRTPLDRAKEKGHANVIELLKAHERLLERGQPSLNVQSEFKRPRLVD
- a CDS encoding Holliday junction branch migration protein RuvA, which translates into the protein MFDQINGKIVAVGQKNATVMTGGIGFALTIPQTGHLVLGQEAQIFTYFHWSSENGPSIFGFSSELERSTFQLIITCPKIGPGIAIGILGQLSAAQFLQAVASQNEAALSALNGIGKKKAEQIVVTLKDKVHDLISKGISEGDDQHQENFVMWQQLSDVLSSLNYSRQEISHAVKYLSSKHKGQQPSLDQLIRNALSYLSASKHTNV
- a CDS encoding ankyrin repeat domain-containing protein; translation: MKKTIHCLALVTIFSMTAVSAAEIAMRPFQRWSREVLPKLARYNQERADVIKQGGRVDVEESLLQELKDELQKMIVAEGLLYSQKLHLIKRITRYAAHWNVQKSDLIISDYVVQVISKAPTKTKAIVDAFSMKLAFDVSKVSQSMLKVLSGYSCDADHYQKQGFFWYMCHYFSLPPDSIPESVVPREGSEELTRFARGALKAEGIVKKDDSALKISDFVTTHLHLREEMARLRYLDGELFAGVINGESHKVCCSIRDGADIDVRGTELGVTPLACALMAHKGGQASLEMINLLLNKNADKHIRFFNGQTVMHIVVEHCPYLVDMFLREGLQVDKQDFDGITPIDIARERGLEHVVEKLEQRQKEFAFIPWLS
- a CDS encoding type II secretion system protein, which gives rise to MYKAKKASFTLLELCIVMALFCFLASLSLQLFLPNSRSIMHTQLGGMQKLFVYLQQKSIASNQDHILFINQANNSFSCSINGTLNTYNLQRQLAFGFIAGSLGPPAKPIKPIEAFTTFKQHENLHMVTFFANGTISVGALYIVDDKKTVMGALTCSVSQVSCVRKYLYTGSSWALI
- a CDS encoding trypsin-like peptidase domain-containing protein, whose protein sequence is MKRSMAYVVVGAVFLSSVMFAETAGEERYTYEKLESETLQTRHERSISDPELSWDEVTQRTSQSVVQVFSYIRNYDVSCPWNMSDRTACRGSGFFVSNDGHIVTNFHVIRKADPIYVTIFAAGKERFEVEFIGGSSKRDFALLKLKEYELARVKKILGVDEITYLSLGDSDKVVPGQEIRIYGYPLGDEYSLKASSGIVSGLTEGPVGSFIQTTVPTNPGNSGGPAVNKQGHVIGIASAGKLLSRTERAHGANLLVPTNTFSVLFSQIKKGKIVREPFWGFKYRPMTRATSEFFGVPVDGGIYVAKVEDESIAAQAGLQDGDIICKIAELDVDRFGYVQAPWNKEKISLLDIFARLFFDTDVTVQVWRDGIYVDLSCKIVPEPYSPIDIFHPWIDKSPEFEVLGGIVFVEATYNHLMDFFDEGYFGPAIINSYGKYLSREGRAEPRICITNIFPEGEVCQVRAIHHDDLIIESVNGQAVRTIDDFRRAVLEYTNNGIVSFVTESNARFDMFVEDILQIDPILAGRYNFVLSDLFKRLVQLRGGLESRQCEVTA